The genome window ATCAGCAAGGCAATTTCCACTATTGTTGGTTGCATGtcaaaattaaaggaaaatactGGTATTTGCAAGACATGGAGAAATTAGGTTAAAACTGAAGGGGGAACCTAGGCTCCCTAAGGAGAATTCTTGCCAAGGATCCCATTTCACTACCATGGAAGGCAAGGTATGTCTGCTGGGGCACTCATGGCAAACTGGTATGGATGCAGACAGTGctttctgattgaatttaaggcTTCACAGGAGGGAAACCATGTTCATCACTATAAACCTGGGCAAAAACTTGTGGCTGGTGGTCATAGGCTCCAGTGGGGAGAATGctgctggtttgtttttttttttttttaatgaacaggCATGCCTGTGAAACTGCCTCCTAAATACTTGTATTTCTTACCCACAGATTATTGCTGCTGTTGGCCTCAGGTGTGGAAGAAAATTTCTTTTCTGTCTATGGTAGTTACTGAGGAGACTCAAAACCAGtcaaataactgaataaataccTATTCCTATGGCATATCGGTCCAATGCCAGCcataaacataagaaaataatCAGACTTCTACGTAACCCCTTCCCAGGTTCAGGGAACATTATCCAAGAGCGGTAAATAAGAGCCACAGAAAGACGTGAGGTGTTATACGGCCCTTTTCTCTAGATGGAAACATTCCttcctggaggcagaggaggacgTTTAGGGCAAGAATCAGAAAGCTCACCAAACTTTTAACTTAAGACTATCCACAAAGTCCTTTCCCCAAAGTTACAGAAGCAGCAAGCAACCGCTGCGGGAGACAGGTGGAGCTACCTCCAAGTCGGGCAGGCAAAGTGCAGAGATATCTTTGGAGTCGTCACCTCTATTGTTGCAGTTACCCGAGTCACACTTAGCCCTGTAAATACCtacccacccccccacccccccgcaaTTCACTGATTCACCAAACAAGATACAGGTAGAACTGGAATTTTTGTCTGTCGTGAGTACGCTTTGTTCTGAAGAAGCCCACAAAGCTCTCAAGCCGCGATCCACAGTCTCTACAAGCTAGCAGCGGAAACGGAAGCAACTAGCCAAACTCTACCCCGACAAGAACTCCCCTTAGATTTAATTTCAGATCGGAGGCGGGAACCGGGTAAGAGGCTCCCAGTTAGGATAGTGCGGGGGCGGAGCCTCAGCGGGCAATGGAGCGGGGCTGCGCAGACGCCATGGGCCGAGGGCGGAGCTTCAGCGGCTCTAGGGTGGGGCCGCGCAGGCGCTATGAGGCTGAGCTGTGTGTTGTGGGTGGGCCACGCAGGCGCTGTGGGGCTTTCGGCGGGGAGGTGGTGAGTGCGCGTGGCTGAGTGTGGCGGGGACGCGCGTGGTGAGCGAGACCGTTCTCCGTCCACGCCGGGCTTCGCTGGGTCTGGCCACGGTGCTTCTGGAAGCCGAGGCGGGAGGCGTTAGACACTCAGGGCGCGGGGAGGGCTGCGCGCGGGTGGCTGGTGGGTGACCCGTGCCTTTAGCGTCTGTGGTCGCCAGGCGGAGCCCTGCTGACTCGGGTAGACTGAGCAGGAGGCGGAGGCTCTCGCGGAGCCGCGCTATCCCGGGAATGTCTCCTGACTGTCACCTGCTGCCAGGGCAGCGCGCCCAGCAGCCTCGGCACTCGCCTGCGACGTGCGAGTTAAGATACCAAGCAGAGCGAGCTAGGCTCGCGTATACCCAAAATAGGATTTTCAGCTTTAGACGTCATTCAGAACTCCTGCCAGTTTCCAAGGCTCCAAAGCTCTTTCTGCAAGACGGGAAGGGTTAGAGGAGAGCACAGCTGGAGCCTAGGACTGCTGATGGGATGTGTGGGAACTTTGAAAGGCGAGTAGGAATTCCAGCACAGCGCTGTAAAATATGAATCGTGTTTTCTTGAACTCACCAGACAGCTGTGGTTACGTTACGGGTGAACCACTTAGCCAGCAATCTACGAAGAGGCAGGGCCTCCAAGACCATAGATAGTCATGAGAATAGGAGGAGTGCCATCCAGATATAATGCAGCCACATCAAATGGACCAGGGTATGAATCCCGGGGAGCCACAGAAACAAGAGACTTTTCCACCCACCCTGGGCTTTTTACCAGCCTACACTGGTGGGAAAGACTAAGGGCAGAGCAGGAGTCTAAAAGCTTTCCTGTAAACTGACCTGGGGAAGGCTGTGGTAGCTGCACCAATTTATCTGCCTGGATCTTCCAAGGGAAGAAACGTGTCAGACTACTTTTGGGTAGGATAGGAAAGTATGCTCTAGGGCAAGTGAAGATTCTTGCATCCAGTGAAGGGAAGGGCAGGAGGTACACAAATCTGTCCTTAAATAGTATCTGAGAGGCCAATATACCTCCCAGCTAAGCACAAGTAATGCTAGAGAAACTTGAAGCCAGTGTAGCAGAAGAACCAGGAGAGCCAAACCCACCTTAGTTACTGGATTTAGATGGGGATTTTATCAGGTAAAGAattaatagtgaaaaaaaaaaaaagcagcagaaagaaagaatgcCTTCAAGGGGTCCATCAGTTGACATGAAGGAAGTCACTGAATTGAAGATAGTCTATCAAAGCTATCCATATTGGGGCTGTGAGATGGCTCGGTAGGTAGAGTGCCTGCAGACAAgtctgacctgagtttgatcaccagATCCCACGTGGTGAAAGGACAAAACTGACTCCACGTTGGTACTGTGGCACATGCGTACCTGCACAAAATCAGtcaataaacataattaaaaattagggctgtcgagatggctcaggggttaaaaacATTTGCTGCCAAGGCTAATGACTCAAGATttcatccccaggacccatacTGTAGTGGGAGAGATTTtctgcaagttatcctctgaccgcTTTGTGGATTTCATAGATGGCACTACCTTCTCCccagataaataaatgtacacaaaaaagaaattctccaGCTTAGGTATGTGGGGATGTAAGTCGTCTCTCTCATTTCACTGTTTCATAGCCCAGGCTAGGCACAGTCAACCTTGTGCATTGACAATTCTGTGTAACTTGCTCTGAGCTTGAGCTTCTAAGCGCAAGGTCCGGGATGCTTACACTTTGTGGGTGGGCTACGAACGGCAGGCAGAGGGAATTTAAAGTGTGGTGCTTCTTTGGTTCCGATGGTGATACCCCTATCTCTTGGTCTTGTAGATGGCATCTGAGGCAGAGCCCCGTCCCCTGGGCATGTTTGAGTGCCAGCTCTGTGCCTTGACAGCTCCTTATACCTATGTTGGGCAGAAGCCCCCAGACACCCAGGCTGTTGTGTGAGTATGCATTCTGGGCTAGTGCTGAGGAGGCTCTGTCCAGTATTACTTGGCAGGTACTATGTGGAGTGTGACGCCTGGTTTGAGTGTTGTACTTTGGACCAGTCTTTGCCCTTGTTCCAGATGCCCCAGGCATAACCCGAGGAGGCTGCAGGCAAGGCTAGAATTCTTTTTGACTCTTCCAGGACTCTTTGCACTCCTTGTGAcactctcttccctcctctctgccacTACGCCACTGTATAGATAGACTAGTTCCTGCCTGCTGAGGCTCCTCCTGCAGTTGAGAGTTAGCCACTTGTTCTGTCTGTGGGGTGGAAGCCTTGTGGCCCCGGGCCAAACAGCAATGGATGAGCATGGTGGCTTTCTCACGTGGGGCTGTGCCCTCTGCTGTCCCTGCTGGTGATGCTGGGTGGGTACCAAGTGGTTCCCAAGGACCAGCTTTCTCAGGGTCTGCTGCATGCAGGTAGGGAGCAGAGATGGTTCCAAGCTTGCTGATTGGATTGTGGCTCATCCTTCATGCAAGATTTCATGAGAAAGCTGGCTAGTACTGGACTCATGCGACAAAACAGCTGGGGACCAGGCTCAATTCCAGTTGCTCTCATTCTGATAGATGTGGGACAGAGAAGAGTGTGCACCATGCTGACCTCATGAGCCTACCCAGTGAATCATGCTTGCTCTAAGAGGCTTCCACTGCACCTCACAGAGCTGAGGCTGGGTCACATTTCAGTTCCCATGTGTCCTCCAGGTGTGAGCCTTTCTGCCACCACCCCACTGTATAGGTAGACTAATTCCTGCCTGCTGTGCAGCCCCACCATGCTCACCATGTCCCTTCTCCCTGCAGCCTCCTGGAGGAGAGCTACATCATGAAGGACCCCTTCTCCTCTGACAAGGCCAAGTTTCTGGTCCTCGGCTCTCGGTGCAGTGTGTGCAGCAGGCTGGTGTGTGTGGGCCCGGTGGGTACACCTGGGGACCTCCCAGGTTTTGCCCTGAAGATCTGGGAACCTCCTGATCAGGTGGAGAGAGGATAGGGGTTCATAGCCCAGCCTTTGGAACACAAGGGAAGGGGCCAGTGAGGACAGTTAGAGGGTCTCAGTCTGGGGTGAGTAGAGAGACTCCAAGCGTTAGGCCTTGGAGTAGTCCTGAGATCTGAGAACCCCTCAGCATCTCCTGCAGATACAAGGGGCCCTTGCCACAGGTCACGCACAACAGCGGTTCCCTCTCTTTGCTGACTGGCTGATGTATGGGATGGTGGCAGGAGCCCCAGTTCCACCAGTTGGAGGGAAGACGGAGTGTTTGAAGTCAACAGGCTGGAGAAAGGTGGGCTGGGGCCAGCCTCTGAGGAGCCTCTAGCTCTGCTCCTTGGATTTGGGCTGTACTTGGCAAGCAGAAGTAGGGATTGCAACAAGAATATCAGGCATCTTCCCCTTTCTTGGATTAAATAATACATCGTTAGCGAGGAGTTCTCCATTGCAAGGGATTGCTCCTCAGAACTTCAGGCAGGATGGCCACCCTGCCAGCCCCTGGTGCTCCTTCCTTTTGTTGCTCAGGTTGCTGCTCCTCCCGGTGCCttatgggggtgggggttgcCTGGGAGAGGCCTGCTGAGTCCCTTCCTGTTCTGGCCCTCTTCTCTCTCACAGGACTGCAGCCTATTCTATGCCAAGAGGGTCTGCCTCCCCTGTGTTCAGGAGAATATCAGTGCTTTCCCTCAGGAAATCCGTCAGGATGTGGAGAAGAGAAAAGGTGCCTCTAAGAGGCCCTCCAGCCATCCTTGAATGGCAGGGGCACAACCTCCTATGCGGCATTGGGCTGGGCTCAGCCAGGATTCCAGCTGAGAGCCGGAGCCGAGGAACTGGCCAAGACTGAGGACAGACAGCAGGAGTGGATCCAGCTGGAGCTCCAGGCCTGGCCTCTAGTGGAGACCGGGAGTGAGGAAGAGGGAGCCTCCTTCAGTTAACAACTGGTAGACACTTCCTGTAGCTGTTCATGTGGGAAGACAGCTGGCTTCTCTCCAGGACTTCAAGTGACATGATGTCATCTGCCTAGGGAAATCAGCCTCTGAGGGCTAGTGGCAGGGCCAGAGGGCATGCAAGGGTTACGTCACATCCTGTATAATGCCTGGGAAATGATTTAAACTTGACTCTGTCTCGTATTTCTAATTAAAAATCTGAAGGATAAGTAACCTGGTTTGAGTAACCTTTTCACTGACCCACTTGGACAATTCAGTACATCCCATTTtggggccagtctgtgggacctggTCTCTGCAAACCCGCCACGTCCTAGCATCATTCAAAATGAaccaactaatttttaaaaatagtttaattttttttaaaaccattaAGGCCAAACTGTACCCTGAAATTAACTCTTTTACATTCATCAGTCTTATAGTAGGACATTCCAAACATACAGGTTCCCATAAATTCAGGATATAAATCAATACATATCAATACATACAGTCAGTTCCATCTTCTatggagaagacaaagaagacttttctttttttaaattaatgttaagTTATAACCATTTTCTAATTGCCTGGAACCAATCAGATCATAGGACTAGAAatttctatttgcccttctgtgtTCCCCCCCTGGATTCCTGATGTCTTGGGTAGCCCTGTATCCACAACGAGCTGGGGGTGTGTGAGAGGATGCTTGTACGGGCTCAACACTTCCTGTTCCGGACCGCCCTTATCACAGAGGTTTTCGAGAATGGCACCGAGGACAGTAGTGAACAGGTGGCAGGAAGCAGGCCTTAGGCCTTGCTTCGGAAATGTGTACATCctcgtgtgtgtctgtgagacCCTCTCCCCACAGGTTCTGGTATAACGGCATTGTGGATCTTGGAGGGTGTTATGAAGACACACCGAGGAGAAATGTGGCCAGGACATTGGAAATGACATAGAGACTCAATGGAACAGCTCAGATTGCCTCAGTTCTTTGGTAATAATTCATAAGTAATAATTCCCTGAACAGTGGGTAGCAAGTTAACCCCACCCACCGGCCTGGTCGGTGGCCTCGATGGGGATACTGATGGCAGGTTGGTGACTCCCAGCGGGAGTTCGGGGTTCAGGAAGGCCTAGTTGGCAGAGATAGATACCGATTGGCTTGTACGtgtgtaaaggaaaaaaaaatgactggcaGAGCAGATTCACAAATTGGGAAGAGATGGTGCCTGGCGCAGGGGCACTGAGGGGAGCACGCGTGGGCAGCCGTGCTGCAGTTGTTTACTTGGGCTTCCTGTGTGTCCAGCAGGTTTGAGAGCCAGGCTTTGAACAGACACTGCACTGAACCCTGACCTAGAAGATTCCAGGTGTTGACGATTAGAAACATGACCACAAGCTAGTCAACTACTTGTATCAgagtgtttaaaaagaaaaacacagaaatcacAGTCTTTTAGATATAGCTATGAAGGTAATTCCTTTTCATTTCAGTGCAGAAAACATGATGACACTTAACACGGACAATACTGACGTCATCCGAGAATAAACGCCAAGTGTCATTCATCTGTTGTGAGGTACACTTAGTTTCAGTCCTgacagcccttttttttttttttttttttttttaagtgacaatTTTACCAAGAAAGGGTCAACTACTCCCTAGTCTTTAGGGCCTGAATCTAGGCTCTATGTGACTTGAAAGCATAGCTGAGTGTCAGGGGCCTGGGAAAGATGCCTGAGTAGCCCCTGACAGCCAGGGAGCctagaggtccacctgcctctgctctggcCTCACCACTGCCAGGGTGACCTGTGCCCCAGGGTTAGGGCATCTGTTTCACCAAATAAATGAATTTGAAGCTGGGTTTGGTTTGGGGGAAGATGTGAGAGAAGAAGAGGCCattatttccttctctcttcagAGAACTGCagagttttcttatttgaccccCAACTGGGAAacttaaataaaaagagaacGAAACAGCTTTATCTATGACATAAAACTTGATGTTTCTCCTTGCCAACAATGGCACCTGACGACCACTAAGG of Meriones unguiculatus strain TT.TT164.6M chromosome 8, Bangor_MerUng_6.1, whole genome shotgun sequence contains these proteins:
- the Cdpf1 gene encoding cysteine-rich DPF motif domain-containing protein 1 isoform X1, coding for MASEAEPRPLGMFECQLCALTAPYTYVGQKPPDTQAVVLLEESYIMKDPFSSDKAKFLVLGSRCSVCSRLVCVGPVGTPGDLPGFALKIWEPPDQDCSLFYAKRVCLPCVQENISAFPQEIRQDVEKRKGASKRPSSHP
- the Cdpf1 gene encoding cysteine-rich DPF motif domain-containing protein 1 isoform X2 — encoded protein: MASEAEPRPLGMFECQLCALTAPYTYVGQKPPDTQAVVLLEESYIMKDPFSSDKAKFLVLGSRCSVCSRLVCVGPDCSLFYAKRVCLPCVQENISAFPQEIRQDVEKRKGASKRPSSHP